GGGAAAGTGGGAGAGTAAGGGTATTGCTTCTTGGAGAGAAAACGTAGTGAACTGGTTTAATGGTATGAGGGAAGAAGGCGAAATACTGAAAGTGGAATTTAATGATGTAACCATTGAGGAAAATTCGAATCTTGCATTTGTTCATTGTGCGGTGACATTCGCTGCATATAGTGGGAAATCGGAAGAGAAACTTCGTCAAATCACCAACCGTTTTACATTTGGGTTGAAGAAAGTGAATGAATCTTGGATGATAACCCATGAACATTCCTCTTTGCCAATCGATATGGAGACTGGAAAAGGGATGTTTGAATAAGCTGGAGGGAAAAGTAGTTAGTAGTATGCTTGACCCATTCATCTAAAATAAAATTATTGCTCAGAGATTAGATCTCTGGGTATTTTTATGTTCTTTTGAAAGTTTCTTGAAATAACGATATTTAAACAATCGTTTGTTTAAAGGGGAATTCCGTATTGTTGTATAAGGGGTAAAATTCGTTCGTGATTTTTCAACCATTTTCGCAAGGTATATCAGGATAAAAAAACGTTGTAAAGACTCCTTACCTCTAAAAAAACAAATGGTAAATTATACATTAATAGTGTAAAATTACACAAAAGGAAAAGGGGGATATTTATGACAATGCTAACAATTGCTATATGTCTCATACTTGGTGTTTTCATGTTCATGTTAGTTGCCAGCTACGCCTTTATGAAAAACGGCGCCGGCGAGGAATCAATGAACTACAAAATCCTTGCATGTTTAGTTCTGCCCGTACTTAATATAACCTTTGGCGTATCCTTAAACTTCCTGAATTCTTTTGTAGGTGAACCGGCAACATTAACTAACCTCCTTGTAACCTGTGTTCACTTAGCTGTCTGGATCATCTGTTTTGTACTCGCTTTTCAAGTGGAAAGCAAGGGTGTGGTGAAGGTATACGCAATTTTTTGGGCCCTAACTTTAGCAATCGCTGGATTAACGGCTTACATTATCTCTGTGGAAACTACCGTTGATTTTGCTTGGGCCATGCCGCTTGCAATGTTACTATTGCCGCAATGGTATGGATTTGATTATTTCGTGGACGGTGATTTTGTCTTTTTAGTAATTATTATGGTCATATCTTTGGTGATGGTTAGTGCATCGGTTTGGAGATGGAGAAGGTTAGTAAAATAAAATGGGTCGGCGTGCTTTTCCCAGGTTATTGAAAATCTAACAGAAAAAAATGGAACCCTCCTAAATTTGAAATAAATGAATCGACCAAGAAATCAATAATTCAAAGAAGGAAGGTTTCTTTTTGCCACTTATTAAATCAATTTATGTTCTTTTAAAAATTCTTCGAGTAGTTCGGCTGCCTTTTGTTCGGTTAGGTCTTCTGTTTTTAGGAAGTAGATTCCTACCATTAGGCCGAAGTTTTGTAGGGTTGGGTAGGGACCTCGTGGGAGGTTCAGTTGGTAAAAATCGTTTTCAAAAAACATGCACCAAACGTTTTGGTATTTCACTTTCAAAAGGATGGCTTCCAGATCGTGGCCGTCCTTGTAGTAGCCTGCATGCAGGTGGTAGTTGTTATCAAAAAGCATGTTTGCCTCACTCCTTTATTTAGAATACTTTATAATGATTCTTTAAGTTAGGTTGAATGTGGTAGTGCAATACATTCGGACCGCCCGTTTTGATAGGAAAATAGTCTAATCTGAAAACGACGGCTCCAGTTTTTCTTAAGCGGACTTGTATAATTCTTCCGCCTCCACCAGCACCTTCTAGGATGTAGGTGTTTGGAGCTTTGATAGCCTTATCCACATACGGCCTTGCTAAAGCCCAGCCCTTTGTCATCCCTTCCCTGCCAACTTTAGAGGTTAATAACCGAATGGCCGCTGCTGCAATTGGGACCCATTGTCCTTGGACAGATGTTTCTAAATTGTCTACATCTTGCCCTGACAATAACAAATGTTCTTCAAATTGACGGAAAACCGGATCCTGTAATAAAAAATCAAAATCCTCTTCAAAGGTTTGTAAATTTACATCAGAGACATCAACATCAGTAGTCGCACTAACTTCCTCAAGTATTTTTTGAGAAACTGCACCTTCTTCTTTTTCGATGGCTGATGAAATAGATGGACTAATCGTAGAAAAGATCAGCACAATCGATAATAATAAAAGTATACTTTTTTTCATTCTCTTTTGTCTCCTTCATATAATAATTGAACAGGATCAACGATATGAACCCCTTCCATTTGTTGACTTTGATTTTTTAGTTCCTCTAATAAACTATCAAAATCAAATTCTTCCTTTTTATTCCTTTCAAGGTAGAGAGCAAGCACTCCAGCC
This window of the Sutcliffiella horikoshii genome carries:
- a CDS encoding YybH family protein, which codes for MELGVGSVEGVLETYKLAIYEKDVERFLSVYDADVHIYDCWGKWESKGIASWRENVVNWFNGMREEGEILKVEFNDVTIEENSNLAFVHCAVTFAAYSGKSEEKLRQITNRFTFGLKKVNESWMITHEHSSLPIDMETGKGMFE
- a CDS encoding DUF3986 family protein; amino-acid sequence: MLFDNNYHLHAGYYKDGHDLEAILLKVKYQNVWCMFFENDFYQLNLPRGPYPTLQNFGLMVGIYFLKTEDLTEQKAAELLEEFLKEHKLI